The region AGAAAACTTACCCCAATTGCCTGGGCTGATGTTATGTTAATCTCGATGCCCATTTCCATGTTTTCTTTGTTGATGGCCGCATAGTGACGCAGCGGCTTGGTTGGCGATGCCTCCAACATTGCCTTGTCCAGGATCACAActttgccgccgccgctgctgctactgctgctgctgatactgTGACCTGCTGGCGAGTGACTCCTGTTGGGCATGGGCTTCGTGGGTTCCAAATTTTGAGCCACCGAAGATGATGCTACGCTGCACTCGGTTAAAGGAAATTTGCTGGCGTTGCTGATGCCGAGCGCGCGACTGCGCTGTTCCGCCTTTTCAAGCATTTGCTGGAAAATTGCaacacaaatgcaaatgcagttAGACAAAGGGCTTCACTGTGTGCGGGGCCAAAACGTTGTACCTGAGTGAAGGGGtccatttttgttgctgccgatgctgatgccgcTGCAAATGATGCTATGAATGCGAATATTTATTGCGCGCACTTCAAATATTGTTTTTTCTACTGGCACTACACAATTTTTTTGCTGTCTGCGTcgctgtgttttttttcttgttttctgtACCGCCCGTTGTTGTTCGAAATTATGCGCGTCGCTTTTTTTTCGGCGGTAGGAAATATacggtccgaccctcagaaaaataccaaaatatgcggtctcacttgaaaaatataccgtaaatagaCTGACGAagtttacatattcctcgtttttgatattccgtggaatattactagctacaTAGAATACTTAGCCATGCCCAGACAGTTtaatacgattgatgaatcgattttctacttgattggcttaatttaaataattgcttttattagatttctatataacgttgaaaatgaaatttaatagattgatgaaattgacaaaatataccattatataccgatataccgtaaaaATACCGCGAAGTATTTAAAATACCGTAAACGGTCGCACTACAGTTTGTTTTGAGCGtgcaattttgtatttatttaaaatcatGTTATTCTTGTAGGAAACTATTGGAACATGGCCGAGCAAAAGACAGTAGACTTTGTGTGGAACTGCGCACACAAACTGGAAGCACAATCGCACGTCGAACGGCTGCTAAAATCCCATTACATGTGAGTGGCATATGCAGATATCCTTTGGGACCCAAAATCCAATCTTCATCTTTTGCAGTACAACCTGTCGAAAATTCGCCAGACACAACGTGCAACTCCCCGAAGACAGCTTCGGAGCGGCACGAATATGCGCCCGCTGTGGAAACCAGTGGACCGATGGCAACTACCAGCTCCACCTGCAGCCCCAGCGCCTGGCGGACActgccaaaagaaaaagactCGTCGCAAAGCTGGAAATGGCCAAGGCGAGTCAACAGAAAGGCTTGCTGAGCACTGGGGCAAGGAACAGGGCCAAGTGGCTGAGGAAGCACATGGCCAGCAACATTGTGAGTGGCAGAAACTTCGTTTTTATAGAACTCTCTCTAAAACTAAATGCATTTTCAGGTTGTGGACTGTGCCGTTTGTCAGCACAAGACAATGCTGTCACTGGAAAAGCGGAAGGGGAAGAAACGGGATAAAGCCAACGATGAAACAATAGCAAGCACAACGCCGACGGCACTTCAGGAGACTGCAGCcacaaaccaacaaaaaggaaacaatAAGAGGGTCTTGAATAAAGATATTAAAGCAGGCCAGAAGATTCCACAGCAGGAAAAGGCAAAGGCACCCACAACTCCAGCACGCCTCACGAAATCTACCCATCCTGCCGCTGCCAAACACAAAACTCCGAAGCAGAAGAACAAAACGAAAGCAGCGCAGTCGGCACCATGCTCTGGCAATGGGACGAAGACGCAATCAAAGACGCAGAAACAAAAcgcgctgctgcagctggctGCTCAGCTGAAGTCGCACGCGTTTAAAGACGCGAGCAAGTCGCAGCAGAACCGCCTGCAAGCGTTCCTCAAGTAGCGTGCCAAGCAAAAGCGAAAAGCGCTTGCCAATGGACTTAAGTACACAAGATTGTTGTTTAGTTGAATGAAAATACTTGTTATTGCACATAATTAAGCATTAGCACAATACTAAACCCATTGGGGCATGAATCAGAGTCGAGTCTTTGTGGTGCTGAACGGGCAGAGATCGAATCGATGGTTGCCACAGCCGGCCCCATTATTGaaccagagcgagagagcgagcgactTGCTGGCTGGCCACTTGATAAAAATAAGCCGATGTGGGAACCTGTTATCCAGGCCGGCCTGGGTCGAGTCACGCAACTGCAATGGAGTTATCATTACTGCAGTTGGAGCAacattgctgctgttgctgctgccactcccGTCCAGACGTCCACACTCAAGGTTGCCAAGGTATTGCGCAGCGAACAGGGCCagcatatttaatttatttctcGGAGggcaacatttaattaaaattgagtTGTTTGCTATAGCATGTCTCCTCGTCCACGTCCTTCATGGTGCTTCCAAAAAAGGCGACAGACGCGGCTCCGCCACAAATCTTTATCTGCCGCCGAATGCACAAAAAGCACACGCACAGACAGCCGCAGATTGGCTTCCCTGCTTCTCTAAAGGCTCTCGGATTTCTTGGtcgcagaagaagcagcagcagctgcggcaaCAACATCTGCCTGCTACCGCTTTCTTGTTGGATGCGCACATTAGAAGATTTCTGGTTATTTATGTTGGTTTTGGCATGGAGGAGCCTGTTTTTTGCTCGCACCGTTTTGGTCATGATGGGCACTAAAATATTATATCAAAGGCGAGCTCTGCAAAACAGATATTTTGGGTAGGGTAGGTAGTTGTTGGCGTCGCACTAGGACTGGCCTAAACTAAGCTTTTGCCTCTAATAACGTGCCGGCCGGCTTTCCAGCTGTGTCTCCAGCGTTTccccaaaaacgaaacgaaacgtaataaaatgatttgcgaaaacacacacactctctctctcacagaCAGACCCGATTGGGCTCCACGACGCTCGGGCACTCGgctcctctgcttctgctcccaCTGCGAGCAGACAACAGCCCAGTGGAGCGGCGGCCGTCAGTTGATTCTCGCGCACCGAACAAGCCGCGCTTGGTTCTCTACTCAGAGCGGGGAAATGGCTGCCGATCGTTCTTAGGCGAgtgcagaaacagcaacagaaacagaggaCGGAAAAGAAAAGGTGTCAACGTTCTCAGTGCAAACAAGCGCAAAGTGTAATCGTGTGCTTAAAAGTCCAAAAGAACTGAAAACCGGATGCAAAACTAAATTCTGTGCGTGGATACATTTCGTAATTTGTGGGTCCGGGCTGCAGGAAGGCGACCCGTCAGAGGCCGTCGTTGGAAAATGACCGGAAATGCACACACATCTAtggaggcagagagagagagacgacgacgacgagacCAACTGACACGCCTGCGCACAGGCCATTCCCCGTTTCATGCCGGAAAAGCCTCTATGAAAACATATTTGTCGGAAAGCAATAGCCTAGCCTGACCAATTTCAAAGAAGCTCTGGCCAGAAGAAACAGAAGTTTAGGGTTTCGTTTCACATGTGTGttcaatcaataaaaaaatagaaatgTTATGGCGGCGATAAATTGCGATGCCACCGTACAACAATAACAACTAACGGCAGCCAAGTGCAAATAATATTACAATTTGCGTTTATGGTGGTATTAAAACTAAAAAGTAAAAGCGTGTACCCCCAGCAAGTGCTGGGAGAGATGGTCAACAGCACTTGGCACTCATTTGCATGGCGCTGGCGAAGCTCTTTGTTGCTTTCCGGCGACGACACGCGTCGCCATTCAGATGAGTCACAATCAAAAGGCTTGGCCGTAGAAGGTGGAGGCCCAGGCCAAGGCACAGGCACTGCCTCTTCTGTAAGTGTGTGTCTTTGTggcacacatgtacatacatatgtacatacatatgtacatataactaTGTTCAATTCATAGCCACAAAACAGTGGAAACCGCAAGTGACAGAGGAGGTAGAGATAGAGGAAGATATAGAGATTCACTTGGCTACACCCCGAGAAGTTCACAGTGCCATTGGGCGCCCGAAACAGATTTCGTAATAACGTTTAATGACAAATACAGTACACAAGCGAGTGTAGAAATTTTGTATACTCGCAATCCCCTGTACCCAGTACTGTGTAGTATAGTGGggaagaaaaacgaaaagcatAACGTCATCAGCCGCTGATTTTCCATGAGTTTCCAGCCAAACGAAGCGTgcaaccaaaaaataaaaaatgacaaaaagaaaaacacgaTTCAAGCGCAATACAAATTGTATTGTGTTTCGACGCGTAGCTGTTAGACGATAGAATCAAGTGGTGCTCCCGAGGCTCCCGTAGTGTATATAGTTCATCTATTAATATCCCAACCAGAGCAGACAATGCAGTCAAGGACCACAGCGGGTTGCTCGTCGGCGCCCTGGGGGAGTTTCAACCTCAACGGAGAAGGCGGTGGAGAACATCCAGCTACACCTTCAGTCGGTCTCTGCTAGTgcgtgtgtgtcgtgtgtctCTCAGTCCCTAGTGCTGTAGCTACCCTGCAGTCCACTACTGGGTTCCGTTCCCCTTTGTGATCCCCATTTCCAACCATTTACCCCGCAATAAACAGTGCATGTGATCTTATAAAATGTGTTATCTACTTTTGACAGCAAACTGTTAATTTCtaaggcaaaaaggcaaaactgTGTGCATTCGATGAACATGACAGATCCGAATCCAAAAACAACCGCCAGAGAAGCCACAATAAAACCCGAGCGAGAAATCAAACGATCTACAGAACAAGCATTCAACGCATATTAACGCAAAGCGCTTCAAATTAACactgaaaaacaaacagaaaaaaatatacaatggATACAATGGCAACTACTAAACGGCCAGAAATGGAACAGTTTTTGTTGGGTAAGTGTAATTATCTTCAACTAAAAACCCGAATATTCAGCACATTACAAAAGCAAAccgaacaacaaaattaaaagcagTTACTGGCAGATTCATCATTAAAACTTAGTTCGTTTTGCATAGTCAAAAATTACATACACAAAATCTTTTATAGAAAACTTCGTGCCTTGAGCCTGCCCGCCTGGGGCGCACACCacagacagagcagagcagagcagacgaGATCCGATCCAACTGAAACTTCAACACATAAACATTAATAATAACCCAATGTATTATTGACTCATTCCACGACGTCGAGTCCGCAGCAGCGTTGGATGGGGCCAACTTTAAATACGCTTTTGTTCTGGCTCATGCTCTTGTTTTCTGTGTACACTTTGTCGAAGGCGTTTGGCTCTGTCGTTTTGGCCGCTGTTCCATCgaagcatatacatatatgtacatatatacaagtCCGTATGCCCGCAAGGTATACCATAAAAAGAGGATAAACGAAGCTCAAAGCGCTTGTTTAAGCCTCCGTCTCTGGGCTATATTTTAACAAGTTTCTGTactctgccactggcactggccaaGAGGAAGGTCATAGTGTAGGAACCATATCAAAAAGTTCGAGCGGAGCGAAGAGAGCAATCTTCAGAGTTTCGAATTTATCTTAGTTTGGTACTGCAGAAGGCATAAACTGAACTCTTTGTGGATTCAATATAGcgaaataaaatggaaatctTTCCTTGAATACATATGAAAGTATGCTTGGGTAATTCCACTTACCCATCGAAGACAAGACTAAGAGTTCAGGAGAGACGAGAAAAGATGAAAGAATAGCCTCTTCACTACTACTAACATCTGTAAATTCCATTTAGTTTTGTTGAAAGAGCATCTCTTGTTCGGTTTTCAAGCATAGCACTCTCTGTTGCTGGTGGCTTATTCACATAAACAGAAGTATTACGATTACAGACTTATTCATAGCTTGCGTGTTCAAATTTTAACAAGATTTCTTGCAAATTTCTTTACTTTTCGGTTTACagttaaataatttatatatgtttgtatgtgtgtatgaaCCACGAAAAACTTAGCTTAGCAAGGGAGGAGACGGAGagaagaacaaaataaaaaacgcCGACGAAGAGTTTACTTTCTTGGTCagtgaaattatttttaattgccgCGGTCAATTCGCAGTTGACTCTTGAGCGAGAGAGCTTATGAGGTCATTCATGTGTAGTcttggagctggggctgggactggggctggtaCTCGGCTGTTACTGGCACTGATACTGGGCCAGAGCCAGCCCAGAGCAATTAACTGAAGCATTGCCTGTCCGcttcctgctctgctctgagtCACTGCAAAAGACACTGCTGCCAGCTAATTGCCCTCCGCAgagggaatggaaatgggatgGCTCTTGCTCAACTGCTCAACTGCGGCTGGCAGGGGGAGGGCAGGCTATTAAGGCCAATGATGCGTTTCGAAATTAATGGCTAATAGGCCGCCACCATATTTAGCAAGAACAGAGCAAGAACCAAACCCAACCGAACATTAGAACTCATGGCGGTGATCTTTTCGTCTCGTTGCAGATGTGCGCGCCCACTTTCGTGCCTCGCTGGAGACATCCGAGTACGAAAACACCTCGAATCTCTTCCACATGACGGCCGCCGAACAGACGGCGGAGCTGCTGGAGCGCtgcgagctgctgctggcgggcTATGCAGACGCAGACGTCCAGGTGCCAGCTCCAAGCATCAAgtcgaatgggaatggaatgggcgACTGTGTCGATAGCAAAGTGGGCGCGGAGACCGGTCCCAGTTGCTATCTGGAGATGTTGTCCTCGCCATCGTCGTCCAAGAACTCGCGTGAGTGAAGAACGAGCCCAGTTATTTGCCTGGAACCTCCAGTAATTAGTAATTACCCCTAATTGCAGTGGCCGCTTCGCGGGAGTATATCGATCTGAGCAGCAGTGGCTCCTTGGACAGTGACAAGACTTTTCGCTTCTCCGCCAACCAACCAGGACCAGGTTCATCGTCTAAGGATGATAAGGAACAGCAGCTGTATGAGACCTGCCAGAGCCAGGGTCAGGGCCAAGACCAGGGCGAGGAGGAGGCACAAAAGGTCATAACCTTCACCCACGAGCTGATCATTGACTGTCCATACGCGGACCTTCCCGCCGGACACCTGTCTCTGCAGAGATCCACCAAATACGGACAGCTTCAGCGGATCGTACCAAAGCGCTTGTTCTTCGATCAGACCAGAAAGTGCTACTGCGGCATCCTCAACGAGTGGATGCTGTGCTATGCGGATGGTCCGACTGCCTGCCGGCCCAGTAGCAGTCTCTACCTGAAAAGCTCCGCCATTGAGATCGAGCACTTTGGCGAGGGGAAACGGCGCGACATTTGCTTCCAGATAACAACCGACGATCCCAACAAGAAGTTCGTTTACCAGGCCAACAACGAGGTCGATGCCAAAGAGTGGATCCACGCCATTGAGGCAGCCATACGTGGCGATGCCACCACCACTGTACACCAGTCCCTGAAGAGCCCGCTTCCACGCAAACTGCCCACACCGCCAGTCACGAAGAGAACAAACTATTCAGCTACGCCCACAACAACGGACTGCATTTACGAAGAGCCTTCGCCCATTTACAACCTTACCGTGGATTTGTCGGGGACGCCACCCAAACTGCCTGAGAAGACCCACAGTCCAAGCGCCCTGGCCAGGCGCTTTGAGTATGACGTGCCAAAGTGtccgccgcagccgctgcaggAGGCGACATCATCCGTCGGGGAGGTGGAAACGATGGTGCTACTAAGTGATGGCGGAACCAAGGCGcagacacagccacaaccacaaccgtCCAGTCTGCACGGCAGTCTGGTCATGGACTTCCACGCCAAGGTTAAGACCGTCCACAGTGAGCTGTCTACGCAGCTGTCGCCAGGCGGTCCCAGTCCGGAGCGCCTGAAGAAAGCGGTGAAGAAGAGCTACTCCTGCGCAAGTAACAGCAGCGATTCGGAgcagctgtcgctgtcgctgacgAGTCCTGCTCAAAGCCCCAACAACAAGGAGCAGAAGAAGCAACGCAAATCTCAGACATCCGCACAGACGAGTCCGCAGAAGATGACGTCCACGCCCGGGAAGGACTGTGATAAGCTGGCGAGGAATTGGTTTCTCAGTCGTCTCAATAAGAGCACGGGACAGAAGACAGCGAGCACGGCCAGCGCTGCGCCCGCCAATACCAAGTGCAAGCAGAGCGAGAAGGAGAATCTGCTGACAGATCCGGATCTCGGGGAGGGCTACGGCTATGATGGGGCACTTCCAGGCGAACGCGACTTGAGTTTGTCGAACAGCAGTCCCTCCTCCCCCAGCCTGAAAGCCGAGGCCAAGAGCAAAGTGAACATGATCATCAATCAGTTCGAGAGCAGTGGCCATCTGTCCACCATGTTCAGCGTGGAGGCGCTTGCGGCGAATGCCCTGGCCTCGCTCACCTCCTTCTGCGACAACGACAGCTGCAGCAACTACGAGCCCATCATGCCACTATCCACACCTCCCAGCAGCTTCCTCAAGAAGGTGTAGACCAAATCCAGGTGCACTCATCGCGATCTTGCTCGTCTCGTCTCTGCGCTCGCTTAGTCCTTCCCTCCACAGATGTATTGTAGATTTAGTCCTTAAGCTAGTGGAAACCGCTCTCCGGATGTCACATTTTTATACCGACatacaattttaatataaaagCATAATTGTTAACATAGTAAAAGCATTCATTATTGTATGTGGATTGAAGTGTGGATTTACTTGCATTTATTCAAACCAGTTGCAGAGAcgcaggcagaggcagaaggtGGATCAAGGCAGTAGCTCAGTAGCTGCCACTGGAGCCGCCTTGAGGATGTGCTGGATTATAATACAGTTAGCAGATAAATTCAGATTTAGTTATTTTTTTGATCAGGATAATAGGATGTGGCTGTGACGTTGGAAATGCTGTCGCCTAAATGAGATTCGATAATTTCCTTGAGGGCGCGGCGCTTGCGGTCATctgccagcagcaccagcctGCGGGGCGATTCCTTGGAGCTGAAAAATCCCAGCACTTTCTTGCTCTCCACTTTGACAGTGATTTGTACACCGAGCGTCGTAGCATCTACGGAGTTAATGTCATTCCATAGGTACGACCAGAGCGACTGAAATTAAGACGAGACTCATTAATGCATGCTCAATAGGTTCTGAATGGGGGCAAAAGTCCAACGTACCGTCCAGATGCCGAACATCTCGTTTCGCTGGATATACACCAGGCGGTAGTTGGTGACCAGAAGATACTCGGCCTTCTGGATAATCTCTTCGCAATGCACGAAGCTGTCGGTGCTAGCATACTTTCCCTTGTCGAGTTCCCTGGGATGAGAGCAATCAATTAGTCAAATCAGGCCATCTAATCTGCCTACGCGCGCCTCTTACTTCAGCATTTTGTTGCCCATGGCCTCGCTGTAGCAATAGGGTCTCAGCACATGATCATTGTGCTGAAAGCGAGTGGGACGCAGCCGCTTGACGTCCTCGTTAGCCTCTGTAGCGCGTTTAACCGCCTCAAAGCTGCCACTGGCAAAGTCGACCACACCAGCGGTGGGGCGGGCGACCAGACCAATAGCTCCCTTGCCCAATCCTTTGAAGAAACCCTCAACTCCGTGGTCGCGAGCTCCACTCACAGGTTTAGTTACAACACCGGTCACCCCGTCCACAAAGCCCTAGGTGAAGGTGAAAAAGTTGAAATAAcattcaaaaatattcaatgcCTCAGAATGTTCAATGTTTAGAAGCGTACCATCACCAAGCCCTTGCTGCTTCGCGCTAATCCCTCGTGGAAATTCTTCGGCTTGTTGTTCATGCCCTGACGCCGTTTCTTTTGATAGTCCTCGTCGAAGGTAAGTGCTGCCAGCCCCTTGCCCATGGCGCCAGTAATCCTAATAGATGGTAATATTACGCTCGATAGGAAAATCCATTAACAAAATGCTCAACTCACTTGGACATGGCACCAGCTGCCCCGCCTACAGTGTGGCCGAAGAGGGACTTAACGCCGAGGACGAGACCCTCAGCGAATTCACCAGGCCCTTGTATAGCCCcctaaaaatggaaaatattttaattttatatgtagaAAAAAGACTATGGTAGGTGTACCTGGAATGGCTCATAGAACAAGTCCTCTACTCCCTTTTTAAGTCCTACCACCAAGCCATATGGATTGCCAAGGACATCCAggccgaggacgaggacgtAAAGCTGCTTCAGTGCCTGGCCCGTGTAGTGCGAGGTAATCTCGTTGATTAGTTGCTGCTGCGTGAAGAACTGATATTCGCGCTCGAAGAAAGCCAGCCGGAAAACGACATCGTTCACATCGGTTAGGGTCACGCCTACGCCTTGCACTATGGTGCCCAGGAAGCCTGGCAGTGCAGTGGTGTCCGATCCGGCCATCGAGAAACTGACGTGTATCTTGAGTGGCCCCAAGTGGAGACTGTCGTAGAAGtttttctgctcctgctgcgaGTGAAGTTCGAAGAAGGCGGACAAGGGCTGCTCAATGGAGTCGACGTCTTGGCGGAACTGCTTGGCCGCCACCTCATCGGAAACCTCCTTAGCAAACATCTCAGCAATGGCCGTGAGGAACAGTATGTCCACCTTGAAGTGGAACTCCTGAATCAGTATCTTGGCGTACTTAAACTGCTTGACCGTCGAGTTGGGCATGACGCGCTGCACCATGCTGCACTCAATAAACGGCTTCAGAGTCGTGGTGCTGGCCACGCTCTTGGGCGGCGGTATCGGGGCTAGCACGACTGGGAATATGGGGTCGATGAACTGGTTGTCCACCTGGACACGATTGATTTTGATATGCAGCTGATTCTGGAATGGTGATGACTTGTTCGAGACCCAAATGGCCGGGTAGAAGCTGCGTCTCAGCTGTCGATCAACGGCCTTCTTTAGCACCATTCCGTCGAAATCGATCTGAAAAATGAATGCAAATAAAGGTGTATAGAGCGGTCCGTAGAATGTAGTCAGTGCGTAGTGAATATTACCGGAAATTTATTGTCTAGCTTGTAGTTCTGGACATCGTTAACGCTTTTGTGTACCAGATACCGCTGGTACTCGGCCTCCAGAAGGTCGGTGTCGTGAATAGTCATTTCCTTAAAACGCTTCTTACCCTCCTTCTTGGACTCCCAAATGATGCCAGAGCTGGTGACACCCAGGTACAGTATATCTAGGCCTGTCTGATTGTTTATCACAGACAGACCGATGCCATGGATGCGCAGATCGATGCTCTGCGTAATCGTCTGCAGGGAGGCGGTGGTTTCTGTACGTTTGGCTATCGACTCGACTTCAGTGAACAGCAACACACGCTGCAAACCGTCCAGGAAGGAGACCCAGAAGGCCTTGGTGCCGTCTTGCATGCTGTCGAGTGGAATTTCCATTAGCGGAAACTAAAGAAACTTGGATACGATGTGATACTTACACAACCTCACCAATGTCGTCACGTCGCAAGTCGGTTTcctgtttgtttttgccaaataCAAGAATCTTGGGACCCGTCGGATCACTCCACGCGAacataatattatttttggcaTACAGAATTTTACCATCTTTGGTGTTCTTCTCCTGGTAGCAGATTTCCTTTCTGGTGTGATTGATGAGCAGACCCGGTGCATCGCATTTCTGATACTCTGTGAATGTTATGTATACGCCGCCCTCCGTTGTCTGCACGTCCACGTTGATGCCTCCATGTCTGCTGTTCTCCAGCTTCAGCAGGGTACAGATTACCTCGGTGTAGTCGAAGGCAGGCGTCACCTTCTCTTCCACCCGAACCACGAGATTGTGCTTGTGGTCGTTTTTCGGCCACAAAGGCTCAAACTGATTAGGTTGAAGGGCCATCCATGGATCGCCCGGACGACTCTGCTCCTGGAGCTCGATTTTGTAGGGGCATCTGTTGCAGACTATATAGAATGGTATGAAGGTGATCTGCTTGGTCAACGAGTCCTGGGTCAAGTGATTGTGAACGCCGATGTGATATTTTCGATCGTTGGCATGGCAGGTGACTTCGCCCACCGAACCGGCCACGTCAAGGGGAATCTTCTCGCTCCAATCCCCATTGTCGCAGCGAATCGAAGCTTTCTTCTTGTCGAAAAACATCGTATCACGAAAGGTAAGGAGTATAGGTCCACTGTACTCCGGTGGATGGTATAACACCTCCACCGATGTGGCCTCTGTTTTATAGGTTAGCATCTCCCCCGTTTTGTTGATCATCCAGAAGGGGCTGAACAACGTGAGCATCATGCTGCCGTGTCGATCCTCTGGTCTGCGGGGGCGGAAATCAGAAAATCGGACAGAAATGGCAACTGATTTCAATTCGCTTACCGCACATTGAGCTCCATATTCACTTTCATCTCAGAGTCG is a window of Drosophila pseudoobscura strain MV-25-SWS-2005 chromosome 3, UCI_Dpse_MV25, whole genome shotgun sequence DNA encoding:
- the blow gene encoding uncharacterized protein blow, yielding MDTMATTKRPEMEQFLLDVRAHFRASLETSEYENTSNLFHMTAAEQTAELLERCELLLAGYADADVQVPAPSIKSNGNGMGDCVDSKVGAETGPSCYLEMLSSPSSSKNSLAASREYIDLSSSGSLDSDKTFRFSANQPGPGSSSKDDKEQQLYETCQSQGQGQDQGEEEAQKVITFTHELIIDCPYADLPAGHLSLQRSTKYGQLQRIVPKRLFFDQTRKCYCGILNEWMLCYADGPTACRPSSSLYLKSSAIEIEHFGEGKRRDICFQITTDDPNKKFVYQANNEVDAKEWIHAIEAAIRGDATTTVHQSLKSPLPRKLPTPPVTKRTNYSATPTTTDCIYEEPSPIYNLTVDLSGTPPKLPEKTHSPSALARRFEYDVPKCPPQPLQEATSSVGEVETMVLLSDGGTKAQTQPQPQPSSLHGSLVMDFHAKVKTVHSELSTQLSPGGPSPERLKKAVKKSYSCASNSSDSEQLSLSLTSPAQSPNNKEQKKQRKSQTSAQTSPQKMTSTPGKDCDKLARNWFLSRLNKSTGQKTASTASAAPANTKCKQSEKENLLTDPDLGEGYGYDGALPGERDLSLSNSSPSSPSLKAEAKSKVNMIINQFESSGHLSTMFSVEALAANALASLTSFCDNDSCSNYEPIMPLSTPPSSFLKKV
- the LOC4804904 gene encoding uncharacterized protein, producing the protein MAEQKTVDFVWNCAHKLEAQSHVERLLKSHYITTCRKFARHNVQLPEDSFGAARICARCGNQWTDGNYQLHLQPQRLADTAKRKRLVAKLEMAKASQQKGLLSTGARNRAKWLRKHMASNIVVDCAVCQHKTMLSLEKRKGKKRDKANDETIASTTPTALQETAATNQQKGNNKRVLNKDIKAGQKIPQQEKAKAPTTPARLTKSTHPAAAKHKTPKQKNKTKAAQSAPCSGNGTKTQSKTQKQNALLQLAAQLKSHAFKDASKSQQNRLQAFLK